From the Anoplopoma fimbria isolate UVic2021 breed Golden Eagle Sablefish chromosome 14, Afim_UVic_2022, whole genome shotgun sequence genome, one window contains:
- the oclna gene encoding LOW QUALITY PROTEIN: occludin (The sequence of the model RefSeq protein was modified relative to this genomic sequence to represent the inferred CDS: deleted 2 bases in 1 codon) yields MSSRPNGSPPPYESDTGYNVPPQPAYSYYPDDEFQHFYRWTSPPGVLKIMSIISIVMCVAIFACVASTLAWDSQGAMGGFGVSVGSYGGSYGGGGYGGGGYGGGGYGGGSYGGGGGYGYGQLGGNYNDPRKGKGFIIAMAAITFIACLTIFIIVVSHQSLSESRRFYLAVVIICAILALLMLIAAIVYLVAVNPSAQSGSAYGSQIAGLCAQYQQPQVTGVFVNQYLYHYCVVEPQEAIAVVFGFLVAVALIIMLVFALKTRQKIRSFGKSNILWKKVKVINEMEPPQDVEAWVNNVSVGPEVLPMSDYPDKRRGSRNQLDDESTNYDKPPYIYTPQPPEEEVIPLQNGAPYSTNSDVPSSAGRPKKRRANRPRRADGQDYETDYNSSGDELDDNDFDGEFPRIADEAERNDYKRQFDHDHAEYKDLQAELDALNKSLSEVDRELDDLQEGSPQYLDALDEYNRIKKIKKSPDYQVKKRRCKYLKSKLNHIKKMVIDYDRNA; encoded by the exons ATGTCCTCCAGGCCCAATGGGAGTCCTCCTCCCTACGAGTCAGATACCGGATA TAACGTCCCCCCCCAGCCGGCCTACTCCTACTACCCCGACGACGAGTTCCAGCACTTCTACCGCTGGACGTCTCCTCCGGGGGTCCTCAAGATCATGTCCATCATCTCCATCGTGATGTGCGTCGCCATCTTTGCCTGCGTCGCCTCCACGCTGGCCTGGGACTCTCAGGGAGCGATGGGCGGATTCGGGGTGTCGGTG GGCAGCTATGGGGGAAGTTACGGAGGAGGTGGCTACGGAGGAGGTGGCTACGGAGGAGGTGGCTACGGCGGCGGCAGCTACGGAGGAGGCGGCGGTTACGGTTACGGCCAGCTCGGAGGGAACTACAATGACCCCCGAAAGGGCAAAGGGTTCATCATCGCCATGGCAGCCATCACGTTCATCGCCTGCCTGaccatcttcatcatcgtcGTGTCCCATCAGAGCCTGTCGGAGAGCCGGAGGTTCTACCTAGCCGTCGTGATCATCTGCGCCATTCTAGCATTGCTAATGCTTATAGCCGCCATAGTGTACTTGGTGGCGGTGAATCCGTCAGCGCAGTCCGGATCGGCCTACGGAAGCCAGATCGCCGGTCTGTGCGCTCAATACCAACAACCGCAGGTCACAGGGGTCTTCGTCAACCAGTACCTTTACCACTACTGCGTCGTGGAGCCACAAGAG GCCATCGCGGTGGTCTTCGGCTTCCTGGTCGCCGTCGCTCTCATCATCATGCTCGTCTTCGCTCTGAAGACGCGCCAGAAAATCAGAAGCTTCGGCAAGAGCAACATCTTGTGGAAGAAGGTGAAGGTCATCAACGAGATGGAGCCGCCGCAAGACGTGGAGGCATGG GTGAACAATGTGTCCGTTGGACCTGAAGTGCTCCCGATGTCGGACTACCCCGACAAGCGGAGGGGCTCCAGGAATCAACTGGACGACGAAAGCACCAACTACGACAAACCCCCGTACATCTACACGCCACA GCCTCCAGAGGAAGAAGTCATTCCTTTGCAGAACGGCGCCCCCTACAGCACAAACTCAGATGTGCCCAGCTCGGCCGGGAGGCCAAAGAAGAGACGAGCAAATCGGCCGCGACGCGCCGACGGACAAGACTACGAAACGGACTACAACTCCTCCGGAGACGAGCTGGACGACAACGACTTTGACGG TGAATTTCCTCGGATAGCAGATGAGGCGGAGCGCAACGACTACAAGCGTCAGTTTGACCACGACCACGCGGAGTACAAAGACCTGCAGGCGGAGCTGGACGCCCTCAACAAGAGTCTGTCGGAGGTGGACCGAGAGCTGGACGACCTGCAGGAGGGCAGCCCACAGTACCTG